A region from the Triticum aestivum cultivar Chinese Spring chromosome 3D, IWGSC CS RefSeq v2.1, whole genome shotgun sequence genome encodes:
- the LOC123074382 gene encoding uncharacterized protein: MASASPSWVILGRVAKVSAADADLPPGADLSLALPAPPRVALLTIPPRIFPGQTTSDNFPSVLAVDRSGLLLLHASQGPAAGPAIVDLPSRQEVCWRPFVAGYFVLDSKSASAFPLPNPERIMNPGRLGLIASPEGAGRYMAAELQPIAGGEQADLLCFSSQSGQWDRKTVPYPLPSRPLTPNGVVSHSGRLWWVDLSWGLITCNPFADAPVLSFVPLPPRKALKYMEDCAVLDKYRRVAVSRGKLRFVDMYKNRSSFGSAQISVWTLADPDSTEWTLQYEATFSEIFNDASFKATRLTRQLPVLALIHPRDPDVVYFFLDRHLFSVDVPDRRVVQCELYELVEELSSERIATRFVHAWRLPPALRSAADAVADKLNAGGNQEIIDAAAVSTCQTEVEVGGGDTPESKRRRLE; this comes from the exons ATGGCGTCCGCGTCGCCGTCGTGGGTCATCCTGGGCCGCGTGGCCAAGGTGTCGGCCGCCGACGCCGATCTTCCTCCGGGCGCCGACCTCTCCCTCGCGCTGCCGGCGCCGCCGCGCGTCGCGCTCCTCACCATCCCCCCGCGCATCTTCCCGGGCCAAACTACCTCTGACAACTTCCCCTCCGTCCTCGCCGTCGaccgctccggcctcctcctcctccacgcctCCCAGGGCCCCGCCGCGGGCCCCGCCATCGTCGACCTCCCCAGCCGCCAGGAGGTCTGCTGGCGCCCATTCGTCGCGGGCTACTTCGTCCTCGACTCCAAATCCGCCTCGGCCTTCCCGCTCCCCAACCCCGAGCGCATCATGAACCCGGGCCGCCTCGGCCTCATCGCCTCCCCCGAGGGCGCAGGCCGCTACATGGCCGCTGAGCTCCAGCcgatcgccggcggcgagcaagcCGACCTCCTCTGCTTCTCGTCGCAATCCGGGCAGTGGGACCGGAAGACCGTCCCCTACCCGCTCCCGTCCCGGCCGTTGACCCCCAACGGCGTGGTCTCGCACTCCGGGAGGCTCTGGTGGGTCGACCTCTCCTGGGGCCTCATCACCTGCAACCCCTTCGCGGACGCGCCTGTGCTGAGCTTCGTCCCACTCCCGCCGCGCAAGGCGCTCAAGTACATGGAAGATTGTGCAGTGCTCGACAAGTACCGCCGCGTGGCTGTCAGCCGCGGCAAGCTGCGGTTCGTGGACATGTACAAGAACCGTAGCAGCTTCGGCTCTGCACAGATCAGCGTGTGGACGCTCGCCGATCCGGACTCCACCGAGTGGACGCTGCAGTATGAAGCGACCTTTTCGGAGATCTTTAATGATGCGAGCTTCAAGGCGACTCGTCTGACAAGGCAGCTCCCGGTGCTCGCGCTCATCCATCCCAGGGACCCCGACGTGGTCTACTTCTTCCTGGACAGGCACCTGTTCAGCGTCGACGTGCCTGACCGCAGGGTCGTGCAGTGCGAGCTCTACGAGCTGGTCGAGGAGCTATCCAGCGAACGCATCGCCACCCGTTTCGTTCACGCTTGGAGGCTGCCACCGGCTCTCCGCTCAG CTGCGGATGCCGTTGCGGACAAGCTAAACGCAGGAGGAAATCAAGAAATCATTGATGCCGCTGCAGTCTCAACTTGCCAAACTGAAGTTGAAGTCGGTGGCGGCGACACGCCCGAGTCCAAGCGGCGTAGGCTAGAGTGA